The following proteins are encoded in a genomic region of Brachypodium distachyon strain Bd21 chromosome 1, Brachypodium_distachyon_v3.0, whole genome shotgun sequence:
- the LOC100828457 gene encoding uncharacterized protein LOC100828457 isoform X1, with protein MDLYSDDDSDPEFDEGLQEDLDLVRRSCIAAGADPAAASAAAQVSSYLTTPSVPSSAAALPAAAGDGLSDDDDEDEEEEDEDLALVRSIRENLHLNKASPSSPLPSEPRPICVWPPSDTDDDDEDDLETLRAIQRRFSHYQAGESTCDPVPSDSNLEAPGTSTGPPENMKNETSKVGGDEFIAHQPGEEDVEKQNPKALNRARFPKAALLLVDALKKNRACQKLIRRKMINIEAKIEVNKDLRDRVKCLMDYQLGCRRSFGRFLCQKVDPRVRLISSRKPSLQSEKKMSALLHGPAENLHVSEYKAVLKQFPISLQKQSWSDMEKDSLAKGVKQQYQEILIKNSMKNGSSTGDFSALDIACAMTNTAGNFEVPPEILRSVLPLVNWDKIAAMYLPGRSGAECESRWLNVDDPLINNNAWTAHEEKTLILTVQEKGMHNWINIAVALGTQRTPFQCLARYQRSLNPHILKRVWTKEEDLQLLAAVETFGCNWQLVSASMDGRIGNQCSNRWRKTLLPERTRVGRWSEDEDKRLMVSVKLFGSGSWIKIAQFVPGRTQSQCSERWRNVLDPDIDHGEWRPEEDSKLLASVHQVGACWSKIAGDMIPRRTDNMCLRRWKRLCQDEVPRVIATNQVKKSIFQTNFVDRETERPAIGPSDFPLLVYSKVDRGDGNTVSDQVKKRSRGTCKDNLPASDPSKSSADVASVNTTTRKSRKKSSGSGSEMQTGEDIAVSNGVNKSSSGHSRARKRKSNNGNTVVVQKRMRGSISFDNEASLDILGGPIGIDNEAPRSVGKEGTSEKRTNGFMSAGNEGTLKKKMRGSISVGDERAAKKKARGSVPIGNEGNAVKRKRATRKSAKDSSAADMADACELDLPTLLSEASVERDVDTGNVNKMKRKSTPRPRHINIAEGAADEYSRLADCLSFARRNGTSRNKSCSMRSLNNAMQSNGPSGENLQGPTVTISAGPDPIPVENGSTAKLADND; from the exons atGGACCTGTACTCGGACGACGATTCGGACCCGGAGTTCGACGAGGGCCTCCAGGAGGACCTGGACCTGGTCCGCCGCTCctgcatcgccgccggcgccgaccccgccgccgcctccgccgccgcccaggtCTCCTCCTACCTCACCACCCCATCCGTCccctcctccgcggcggcgctgcccgcggcggcgggtgatGGCTTgtcggacgacgacgacgaggatgaggaggaggaggacgaggacctGGCCCTCGTCCGCAGCATCCGCGAGAACCTCCACCTCAACAAGGCGTCCCCATCCTCGCCGCTGCCCTCCGAGCCGCGCCCTATCTGCGTCTGGCCGCCCTCCGacacggacgacgacgacgaggacgacctCGAGACGCTCCGCGCGATCCAGCGCCGCTTCTCGCACTACCAGGCCGGTGAGTCCACCTGCGACCCGgttccctctgattctaatcTGGAGGCGCCCG GTACCTCCACTGGGCCACCTGAAAACATGAAAAACGAGACCTCAAAGGTGGGGGGAGATGAATTTATTGCACATCAACCTGGTGAAGAGGATGTAGAAAAGCAAAACCCAAAGGCTCTCAATCGAGCTCGGTTCCCAAAAGCTGCACTGTTGTTAGTGGATGCTCTTAAGAAGAACAGAGCATGCCAGAAGTTAATTAGAAGGAAGATGATTAACATTGAAGCAAAAATTGAAGTAAATAAGGATCTCAGGGATCGTGTCAAATGTCTGATGGATTATCAGTTAGGCTGCAGAAGATCATTTGGCAGATTTTTGTGCCAGAAGGTGGATCCTCGTGTTAGATTGATTTCCTCTCGAAAACCAAGTTTGCAATCTGAAAAG AAGATGTCTGCATTACTTCATGGCCCAGCTGAGAACCTTCATGTTTCAGAGTATAAAGCGGTACTGAAGCAATTTCCGATCTCGCTTCAGAAGCAATCATGGTCAGATATGGAGAAAGACAGTCTTGCTAAAGGAGTAAAGCAGCAGTACCAAGAAATATTGATTAAGAACTCCATGAAGAATGGAAG TTCCACTGGCGACTTCAGTGCTTTAGATATAGCATGTGCAATGACGAACACCGCGGGTAATTTTGAGGTGCCTCCTGAAATTCTCCGGTCAGTCTTGCCATTAGTAAATTGGGACAAAATTGCTGCTATGTACCTACCTGGTCGATCTGGTGCTGAATGCGAATCAAG GTGGCTAAACGTCGACGATCCATTGATTAATAACAATGCTTGGACCGCACATGAGGAGAAAACACTTATACTAACTGTCCAAGAAAAAGGAATGCATAATTGGATTAACATTGCAGTAGCATTGGGTACTCAGAGAACACCTTTCCAATGTCTTGCTCGTTATCAACGAAGTCTTAATCCCCACATACTGAAGAGAGTCTGGACAAAAGAGGAAGATCTCCAACTTCTAGCTGCCGTCGAAACTTTTGGTTGCAACTGGCAACTTGTATCAGCTAGCATGGATGGTCGAATTGGCAATCAATGCTCTAACAG gtggaggaagacgttACTCCCTGAAAGGACAAGGGTGGGGAGATGGTCTGAGGATGAGGACAAACGTCTCATGGTATCTGTCAAACTTTTTGGATCTGGCAGCTGGATTAAGATCGCTCAATTCGTTCCTGGCCGTACACAAAGTCAATGCAGCGAGAG GTGGCGTAATGTTCTTGATCCAGATATAGATCATGGGGAGTGGCGTCCTGAAGAGGATTCCAAGTTATTGGCTTCTGTCCATCAGGTTGGTGCCTGCTGGTCTAAGATTGCTGGAGATATGATTCCTCGCCGAACTGATAATATGTGCTTGAG GCGATGGAAAAGACTCTGTCAAGATGAAGTACCTCGAGTTATCGCTACCAATCAAGTAAAGAAATCTATTTTCCAAACCAACTTTGTTGATAGAGAAACAGAGCGACCTGCAATTGGCCCCAGTGACTTCCCATTACTTGTGTACTCCAAAGTTGATAGAGGTGATGGGAACACTGTAAG TGATCAAGTCAAAAAACGCTCTAGAGGAACATGCAAGGATAATCTGCCAGCTAGTGATCCATCAAAATCTTCTGCTGATGTTGCTTCTGTAAACACCACCACGAGAAAATCAAGGAAAAAATCATCTGG AAGTGGATCTGAAATGCAAACTGGAGAGGATATAGCTGTGTCTAATGGTGTCAACAAATCCTCTAGTGGCCACAGTAGAGCCAGGAAGAGGAAAAGTAACAACGGTAACACCGTTGTTGTGCAAAAGAGAATGAGGGGATCAATATCTTTTGATAATGAGGCCAGTCTAGACATACTTGGGGGGCCTATCGGTATCGACAATGAGGCACCCAGATCTGTTGGTAAAGAAGGCACATCTGAAAAGAGAACAAATGGCTTTATGTCTGCTGGCAACGAGGGAactctcaaaaagaaaatgaggGGCTCTATCTCTGTTGGGGATGAGCGAGCAGCCAAAAAAAAGGCGAGGGGTTCAGTCCCCATCGGCAATGAAGGCAACGCGGTGAAAAGGAAGAGAGCAACAAG GAAATCAGCCAAAGATAGTTCAGCAGCAGATATGGCTGATGCTTGTGAGTTGGACCTTCCAACTCTGCTTTCTGAAGCTTCTGTGGAAAGAGATGTTGATACTGGAAATGTTAACAAGATGAAGCGGAAGTCTACCCCAAG ACCCAGGCATATAAACATAGCTGAAGGGGCTGCTGACGAATATTCGCGGCTTGCTGATTGCCTGTCCTTTGCCCGTAGAAATGGGACTAGCAGGAACAAAAG TTGCAGTATGAGGTCACTAAATAACGCAATGCAATCGAACGGTCCCTCAGGTGAAAATTTACAGGGGCCAACTGTGACCATTTCTGCTGGACCAGATCCCATTCCTGTTGAGAATGGCAGCACTGCGAAGCTTGCAGATAACGATTAG
- the LOC100828457 gene encoding uncharacterized protein LOC100828457 isoform X5 — protein sequence MDLYSDDDSDPEFDEGLQEDLDLVRRSCIAAGADPAAASAAAQVSSYLTTPSVPSSAAALPAAAGDGLSDDDDEDEEEEDEDLALVRSIRENLHLNKASPSSPLPSEPRPICVWPPSDTDDDDEDDLETLRAIQRRFSHYQAGTSTGPPENMKNETSKVGGDEFIAHQPGEEDVEKQNPKALNRARFPKAALLLVDALKKNRACQKLIRRKMINIEAKIEVNKDLRDRVKCLMDYQLGCRRSFGRFLCQKVDPRVRLISSRKPSLQSEKKMSALLHGPAENLHVSEYKAVLKQFPISLQKQSWSDMEKDSLAKGVKQQYQEILIKNSMKNGSSTGDFSALDIACAMTNTAGNFEVPPEILRSVLPLVNWDKIAAMYLPGRSGAECESRWLNVDDPLINNNAWTAHEEKTLILTVQEKGMHNWINIAVALGTQRTPFQCLARYQRSLNPHILKRVWTKEEDLQLLAAVETFGCNWQLVSASMDGRIGNQCSNRWRKTLLPERTRVGRWSEDEDKRLMVSVKLFGSGSWIKIAQFVPGRTQSQCSERWRNVLDPDIDHGEWRPEEDSKLLASVHQVGACWSKIAGDMIPRRTDNMCLRRWKRLCQDEVPRVIATNQVKKSIFQTNFVDRETERPAIGPSDFPLLVYSKVDRGDGNTVSDQVKKRSRGTCKDNLPASDPSKSSADVASVNTTTRKSRKKSSGSGSEMQTGEDIAVSNGVNKSSSGHSRARKRKSNNGNTVVVQKRMRGSISFDNEASLDILGGPIGIDNEAPRSVGKEGTSEKRTNGFMSAGNEGTLKKKMRGSISVGDERAAKKKARGSVPIGNEGNAVKRKRATRKSAKDSSAADMADACELDLPTLLSEASVERDVDTGNVNKMKRKSTPRPRHINIAEGAADEYSRLADCLSFARRNGTSRNKSMRSLNNAMQSNGPSGENLQGPTVTISAGPDPIPVENGSTAKLADND from the exons atGGACCTGTACTCGGACGACGATTCGGACCCGGAGTTCGACGAGGGCCTCCAGGAGGACCTGGACCTGGTCCGCCGCTCctgcatcgccgccggcgccgaccccgccgccgcctccgccgccgcccaggtCTCCTCCTACCTCACCACCCCATCCGTCccctcctccgcggcggcgctgcccgcggcggcgggtgatGGCTTgtcggacgacgacgacgaggatgaggaggaggaggacgaggacctGGCCCTCGTCCGCAGCATCCGCGAGAACCTCCACCTCAACAAGGCGTCCCCATCCTCGCCGCTGCCCTCCGAGCCGCGCCCTATCTGCGTCTGGCCGCCCTCCGacacggacgacgacgacgaggacgacctCGAGACGCTCCGCGCGATCCAGCGCCGCTTCTCGCACTACCAGGCCG GTACCTCCACTGGGCCACCTGAAAACATGAAAAACGAGACCTCAAAGGTGGGGGGAGATGAATTTATTGCACATCAACCTGGTGAAGAGGATGTAGAAAAGCAAAACCCAAAGGCTCTCAATCGAGCTCGGTTCCCAAAAGCTGCACTGTTGTTAGTGGATGCTCTTAAGAAGAACAGAGCATGCCAGAAGTTAATTAGAAGGAAGATGATTAACATTGAAGCAAAAATTGAAGTAAATAAGGATCTCAGGGATCGTGTCAAATGTCTGATGGATTATCAGTTAGGCTGCAGAAGATCATTTGGCAGATTTTTGTGCCAGAAGGTGGATCCTCGTGTTAGATTGATTTCCTCTCGAAAACCAAGTTTGCAATCTGAAAAG AAGATGTCTGCATTACTTCATGGCCCAGCTGAGAACCTTCATGTTTCAGAGTATAAAGCGGTACTGAAGCAATTTCCGATCTCGCTTCAGAAGCAATCATGGTCAGATATGGAGAAAGACAGTCTTGCTAAAGGAGTAAAGCAGCAGTACCAAGAAATATTGATTAAGAACTCCATGAAGAATGGAAG TTCCACTGGCGACTTCAGTGCTTTAGATATAGCATGTGCAATGACGAACACCGCGGGTAATTTTGAGGTGCCTCCTGAAATTCTCCGGTCAGTCTTGCCATTAGTAAATTGGGACAAAATTGCTGCTATGTACCTACCTGGTCGATCTGGTGCTGAATGCGAATCAAG GTGGCTAAACGTCGACGATCCATTGATTAATAACAATGCTTGGACCGCACATGAGGAGAAAACACTTATACTAACTGTCCAAGAAAAAGGAATGCATAATTGGATTAACATTGCAGTAGCATTGGGTACTCAGAGAACACCTTTCCAATGTCTTGCTCGTTATCAACGAAGTCTTAATCCCCACATACTGAAGAGAGTCTGGACAAAAGAGGAAGATCTCCAACTTCTAGCTGCCGTCGAAACTTTTGGTTGCAACTGGCAACTTGTATCAGCTAGCATGGATGGTCGAATTGGCAATCAATGCTCTAACAG gtggaggaagacgttACTCCCTGAAAGGACAAGGGTGGGGAGATGGTCTGAGGATGAGGACAAACGTCTCATGGTATCTGTCAAACTTTTTGGATCTGGCAGCTGGATTAAGATCGCTCAATTCGTTCCTGGCCGTACACAAAGTCAATGCAGCGAGAG GTGGCGTAATGTTCTTGATCCAGATATAGATCATGGGGAGTGGCGTCCTGAAGAGGATTCCAAGTTATTGGCTTCTGTCCATCAGGTTGGTGCCTGCTGGTCTAAGATTGCTGGAGATATGATTCCTCGCCGAACTGATAATATGTGCTTGAG GCGATGGAAAAGACTCTGTCAAGATGAAGTACCTCGAGTTATCGCTACCAATCAAGTAAAGAAATCTATTTTCCAAACCAACTTTGTTGATAGAGAAACAGAGCGACCTGCAATTGGCCCCAGTGACTTCCCATTACTTGTGTACTCCAAAGTTGATAGAGGTGATGGGAACACTGTAAG TGATCAAGTCAAAAAACGCTCTAGAGGAACATGCAAGGATAATCTGCCAGCTAGTGATCCATCAAAATCTTCTGCTGATGTTGCTTCTGTAAACACCACCACGAGAAAATCAAGGAAAAAATCATCTGG AAGTGGATCTGAAATGCAAACTGGAGAGGATATAGCTGTGTCTAATGGTGTCAACAAATCCTCTAGTGGCCACAGTAGAGCCAGGAAGAGGAAAAGTAACAACGGTAACACCGTTGTTGTGCAAAAGAGAATGAGGGGATCAATATCTTTTGATAATGAGGCCAGTCTAGACATACTTGGGGGGCCTATCGGTATCGACAATGAGGCACCCAGATCTGTTGGTAAAGAAGGCACATCTGAAAAGAGAACAAATGGCTTTATGTCTGCTGGCAACGAGGGAactctcaaaaagaaaatgaggGGCTCTATCTCTGTTGGGGATGAGCGAGCAGCCAAAAAAAAGGCGAGGGGTTCAGTCCCCATCGGCAATGAAGGCAACGCGGTGAAAAGGAAGAGAGCAACAAG GAAATCAGCCAAAGATAGTTCAGCAGCAGATATGGCTGATGCTTGTGAGTTGGACCTTCCAACTCTGCTTTCTGAAGCTTCTGTGGAAAGAGATGTTGATACTGGAAATGTTAACAAGATGAAGCGGAAGTCTACCCCAAG ACCCAGGCATATAAACATAGCTGAAGGGGCTGCTGACGAATATTCGCGGCTTGCTGATTGCCTGTCCTTTGCCCGTAGAAATGGGACTAGCAGGAACAAAAG TATGAGGTCACTAAATAACGCAATGCAATCGAACGGTCCCTCAGGTGAAAATTTACAGGGGCCAACTGTGACCATTTCTGCTGGACCAGATCCCATTCCTGTTGAGAATGGCAGCACTGCGAAGCTTGCAGATAACGATTAG
- the LOC100828457 gene encoding uncharacterized protein LOC100828457 isoform X2 produces the protein MDLYSDDDSDPEFDEGLQEDLDLVRRSCIAAGADPAAASAAAQVSSYLTTPSVPSSAAALPAAAGDGLSDDDDEDEEEEDEDLALVRSIRENLHLNKASPSSPLPSEPRPICVWPPSDTDDDDEDDLETLRAIQRRFSHYQAGESTCDPVPSDSNLEAPGTSTGPPENMKNETSKVGGDEFIAHQPGEEDVEKQNPKALNRARFPKAALLLVDALKKNRACQKLIRRKMINIEAKIEVNKDLRDRVKCLMDYQLGCRRSFGRFLCQKVDPRVRLISSRKPSLQSEKKMSALLHGPAENLHVSEYKAVLKQFPISLQKQSWSDMEKDSLAKGVKQQYQEILIKNSMKNGSSTGDFSALDIACAMTNTAGNFEVPPEILRSVLPLVNWDKIAAMYLPGRSGAECESRWLNVDDPLINNNAWTAHEEKTLILTVQEKGMHNWINIAVALGTQRTPFQCLARYQRSLNPHILKRVWTKEEDLQLLAAVETFGCNWQLVSASMDGRIGNQCSNRWRKTLLPERTRVGRWSEDEDKRLMVSVKLFGSGSWIKIAQFVPGRTQSQCSERWRNVLDPDIDHGEWRPEEDSKLLASVHQVGACWSKIAGDMIPRRTDNMCLRRWKRLCQDEVPRVIATNQVKKSIFQTNFVDRETERPAIGPSDFPLLVYSKVDRGDGNTVSDQVKKRSRGTCKDNLPASDPSKSSADVASVNTTTRKSRKKSSGSGSEMQTGEDIAVSNGVNKSSSGHSRARKRKSNNGNTVVVQKRMRGSISFDNEASLDILGGPIGIDNEAPRSVGKEGTSEKRTNGFMSAGNEGTLKKKMRGSISVGDERAAKKKARGSVPIGNEGNAVKRKRATRKSAKDSSAADMADACELDLPTLLSEASVERDVDTGNVNKMKRKSTPRPRHINIAEGAADEYSRLADCLSFARRNGTSRNKSMRSLNNAMQSNGPSGENLQGPTVTISAGPDPIPVENGSTAKLADND, from the exons atGGACCTGTACTCGGACGACGATTCGGACCCGGAGTTCGACGAGGGCCTCCAGGAGGACCTGGACCTGGTCCGCCGCTCctgcatcgccgccggcgccgaccccgccgccgcctccgccgccgcccaggtCTCCTCCTACCTCACCACCCCATCCGTCccctcctccgcggcggcgctgcccgcggcggcgggtgatGGCTTgtcggacgacgacgacgaggatgaggaggaggaggacgaggacctGGCCCTCGTCCGCAGCATCCGCGAGAACCTCCACCTCAACAAGGCGTCCCCATCCTCGCCGCTGCCCTCCGAGCCGCGCCCTATCTGCGTCTGGCCGCCCTCCGacacggacgacgacgacgaggacgacctCGAGACGCTCCGCGCGATCCAGCGCCGCTTCTCGCACTACCAGGCCGGTGAGTCCACCTGCGACCCGgttccctctgattctaatcTGGAGGCGCCCG GTACCTCCACTGGGCCACCTGAAAACATGAAAAACGAGACCTCAAAGGTGGGGGGAGATGAATTTATTGCACATCAACCTGGTGAAGAGGATGTAGAAAAGCAAAACCCAAAGGCTCTCAATCGAGCTCGGTTCCCAAAAGCTGCACTGTTGTTAGTGGATGCTCTTAAGAAGAACAGAGCATGCCAGAAGTTAATTAGAAGGAAGATGATTAACATTGAAGCAAAAATTGAAGTAAATAAGGATCTCAGGGATCGTGTCAAATGTCTGATGGATTATCAGTTAGGCTGCAGAAGATCATTTGGCAGATTTTTGTGCCAGAAGGTGGATCCTCGTGTTAGATTGATTTCCTCTCGAAAACCAAGTTTGCAATCTGAAAAG AAGATGTCTGCATTACTTCATGGCCCAGCTGAGAACCTTCATGTTTCAGAGTATAAAGCGGTACTGAAGCAATTTCCGATCTCGCTTCAGAAGCAATCATGGTCAGATATGGAGAAAGACAGTCTTGCTAAAGGAGTAAAGCAGCAGTACCAAGAAATATTGATTAAGAACTCCATGAAGAATGGAAG TTCCACTGGCGACTTCAGTGCTTTAGATATAGCATGTGCAATGACGAACACCGCGGGTAATTTTGAGGTGCCTCCTGAAATTCTCCGGTCAGTCTTGCCATTAGTAAATTGGGACAAAATTGCTGCTATGTACCTACCTGGTCGATCTGGTGCTGAATGCGAATCAAG GTGGCTAAACGTCGACGATCCATTGATTAATAACAATGCTTGGACCGCACATGAGGAGAAAACACTTATACTAACTGTCCAAGAAAAAGGAATGCATAATTGGATTAACATTGCAGTAGCATTGGGTACTCAGAGAACACCTTTCCAATGTCTTGCTCGTTATCAACGAAGTCTTAATCCCCACATACTGAAGAGAGTCTGGACAAAAGAGGAAGATCTCCAACTTCTAGCTGCCGTCGAAACTTTTGGTTGCAACTGGCAACTTGTATCAGCTAGCATGGATGGTCGAATTGGCAATCAATGCTCTAACAG gtggaggaagacgttACTCCCTGAAAGGACAAGGGTGGGGAGATGGTCTGAGGATGAGGACAAACGTCTCATGGTATCTGTCAAACTTTTTGGATCTGGCAGCTGGATTAAGATCGCTCAATTCGTTCCTGGCCGTACACAAAGTCAATGCAGCGAGAG GTGGCGTAATGTTCTTGATCCAGATATAGATCATGGGGAGTGGCGTCCTGAAGAGGATTCCAAGTTATTGGCTTCTGTCCATCAGGTTGGTGCCTGCTGGTCTAAGATTGCTGGAGATATGATTCCTCGCCGAACTGATAATATGTGCTTGAG GCGATGGAAAAGACTCTGTCAAGATGAAGTACCTCGAGTTATCGCTACCAATCAAGTAAAGAAATCTATTTTCCAAACCAACTTTGTTGATAGAGAAACAGAGCGACCTGCAATTGGCCCCAGTGACTTCCCATTACTTGTGTACTCCAAAGTTGATAGAGGTGATGGGAACACTGTAAG TGATCAAGTCAAAAAACGCTCTAGAGGAACATGCAAGGATAATCTGCCAGCTAGTGATCCATCAAAATCTTCTGCTGATGTTGCTTCTGTAAACACCACCACGAGAAAATCAAGGAAAAAATCATCTGG AAGTGGATCTGAAATGCAAACTGGAGAGGATATAGCTGTGTCTAATGGTGTCAACAAATCCTCTAGTGGCCACAGTAGAGCCAGGAAGAGGAAAAGTAACAACGGTAACACCGTTGTTGTGCAAAAGAGAATGAGGGGATCAATATCTTTTGATAATGAGGCCAGTCTAGACATACTTGGGGGGCCTATCGGTATCGACAATGAGGCACCCAGATCTGTTGGTAAAGAAGGCACATCTGAAAAGAGAACAAATGGCTTTATGTCTGCTGGCAACGAGGGAactctcaaaaagaaaatgaggGGCTCTATCTCTGTTGGGGATGAGCGAGCAGCCAAAAAAAAGGCGAGGGGTTCAGTCCCCATCGGCAATGAAGGCAACGCGGTGAAAAGGAAGAGAGCAACAAG GAAATCAGCCAAAGATAGTTCAGCAGCAGATATGGCTGATGCTTGTGAGTTGGACCTTCCAACTCTGCTTTCTGAAGCTTCTGTGGAAAGAGATGTTGATACTGGAAATGTTAACAAGATGAAGCGGAAGTCTACCCCAAG ACCCAGGCATATAAACATAGCTGAAGGGGCTGCTGACGAATATTCGCGGCTTGCTGATTGCCTGTCCTTTGCCCGTAGAAATGGGACTAGCAGGAACAAAAG TATGAGGTCACTAAATAACGCAATGCAATCGAACGGTCCCTCAGGTGAAAATTTACAGGGGCCAACTGTGACCATTTCTGCTGGACCAGATCCCATTCCTGTTGAGAATGGCAGCACTGCGAAGCTTGCAGATAACGATTAG